In Myxocyprinus asiaticus isolate MX2 ecotype Aquarium Trade chromosome 3, UBuf_Myxa_2, whole genome shotgun sequence, the following proteins share a genomic window:
- the LOC127420092 gene encoding zinc finger protein 99-like produces MQTRAQKQNASRKGVSEYENKKNTHISNEEPVDQKEIQLPQTPIKRQSKEYKLSSFVNGRRCKEDPHLDGINRNAESGKINSVKCSAKHAGNILPKSLYSGKARGGGKRQPRLTDQWMEGKYPCKECGMVLESRMDLVNHFQVAHHHSRPFKCHVCGMCFAAPAKLKCHMRSHSGERPFTCDICNKAFTQKGSLNIHMIRHSGVKAYKCEECGRKFARCADLNSHKKTHSEEKRHSCTECGKKFRRAEHLRQHLLIHTGELPYSCTHCDKKFRILSNLAVHRRIHTGEKPCKCPECGVRFRQWNALKGHLESAHSGQRPYSCERCSSSFSRLNYLRNHMLTHTNSRLFVCEQCGHIFKNQSNLDVHRTVHSDDRPFKCTLCDKSFKRTQGLKTHRLVHTVERPHKCVICNKTYRSTTGLRVHMFSHTGARPYTCKECKKSFRDPSSMRRHAITHTGEKPYKCKLCPKKYSQLSGYKAHMRVHTGEKPYICSYCSKTFRYPNSMKAHILLHTGQAPFPCPECGKLFKQTNSLKTHMKTFGHSDKRKADTNKVKRKN; encoded by the exons ATGCAGACACGAGCGCAGAAGCAGAACGCGTCAAGAAAAG GAGTAAGTGAATATGAGAACAAAAAGAATACACATATTTCCaatgaggaacctgttgatcagaaAGAAATCCAGCTCCCACAGACACCAATTAAAAGGCAGAGCAAAGAATATAAACTATCATCATTTGTTAATGGTCGCAGGTGCAAGGAAGACCCACACCTTGATGGTATAAATAGAAATGCTGAGAGCGGTAAGATCAATAGTGTCAAATGTTCTGCAAAACATGCAGGTAACATCCTACCTAAAAGCCTTTACAGTGGGAAGGCCAGAGGTGGTGGAAAGAGGCAGCCCAGGTTGACTGATCAGTGGATGGAAGGTAAATATCCATGTAAAGAATGTGGCATGGTTCTAGAGAGCAGAATGGACCTTGTGAATCATTTCCAGGTGGCACATCATCATTCGCGTCCATTCAAATGCCATGTATGTGGCATGTGCTTCGCTGCACCAGCCAAACTGAAATGTCACATGCGCTCCCACTCCGGGGAGCGTCCTTTCACCTGTGACATCTGTAATAAAGCTTTTACTCAGAAGGGCTCTCTGAACATCCATATGATACGGCACAGTGGTGTGAAAGCATATAAATGTGAGGAATGTGGCCGCAAGTTTGCTAGATGTGCTGACttgaattcacacaaaaaaacTCACTCTGAGGAGAAACGGCACAGCTGCACCGAATGTG GTAAAAAATTCAGACGGGCAGAACATTTGCGCCAGCATTTACTAATCCATACTGGAGAGTTACCATATTCCTGTACACATTGTGATAAAAAGTTTCGTATTCTTAGTAATCTTGCTGTTCATCGGCGCATACACACAGGAGAAAAACCTTGCAAATGTCCTGAATGTGGAGTACGCTTTAGACAGTGGAACGCCTTGAAAGGACATCTTGAAAGTGCACACTCAGGTCAACGGCCATACTCTTGTGAACGATGCAGTAGCAGCTTTTCACGTTTGAATTATCTTCGTAATCACATGCTTACTCACACCAATAGCAGACTGTTTGTCTGTGAGCAGTGtggtcatattttcaaaaatcaGAGTAATTTGGATGTCCACCGAACTGTGCACTCTGATGACAGGCCGTTTAAGTGCACACTGTGTGACAAGAGCTTTAAACGGACTCAAGGGCTGAAAACACACAGGCTAGTTCACACTGTTGAGCGTCCACATAAGTGTGTGATCTGCAACAAAACATACCGCAGCACGACAGGATTGCGTGTACATATGTTTAGTCACACAGGTGCACGTCCATATACTTGCAAGGAGTGCAAAAAGAGCTTTAGAGATCCTAGTTCCATGAGAAGACATGCCATAACACACACTGGGGAAAAACCTTATAAATGTAAGCTTTGCCCCAAGAAATATTCCCAGCTTTCGGGCTACAAAGCTCATATGCGTGTGCACACTGGCGAAAAGCCCTATATATGTAGCTATTGCTCCAAGACTTTCCGCTATCCAAACAGTATGAAAGCCCACATTTTACTCCACACAGGACAGGCTCCTTTCCCATGCCCAGAGTGTGGAAAACTATTTAAGCAAACTAATAGCTTAAAAACACACATGAAAACATTTGGCCACAGTGACAAAAGGAAAGCTGATACCAATAAAGTGAAGAGAAAAAACTGA